The following coding sequences are from one Capsicum annuum cultivar UCD-10X-F1 chromosome 3, UCD10Xv1.1, whole genome shotgun sequence window:
- the LOC107866127 gene encoding uncharacterized protein LOC107866127 isoform X1 has protein sequence MVKLASAREIRMYGPRLNRNRFEYINAGVYMFAAILLVGGFAAQFSKEQLSGLVLLFIGLAVIMVVNVHDLLAHLAGIDYRFLLLGFDPQLALVEFAVPVVHSLGTLLYFLGILFLFTQAEKGHDNFKVEKQAVNLLIAGPALWLIGSIHNSCQIYERADGHVQILQQSVNIPFLLGSLLFLVGAILNWQKQSGYVHHGLKLLSDDWKWFGVFGSLLLLIGGLMNVVKVFKMQQMSGLRLEKLRGGAQDRLMQEREGQMPLIIEEQRRRRNLPEEGTTSTTVAPTPYKDVLVGQA, from the exons atggTGAAATTAGCATCAGCAAGAGAGATCAGAATGTACGGTCCAAGATTGAACCGTAACCGATTCGAGTACATCAACGCTGGTGTATACATGTTTGCTGCAATTTTGCTCGTTGGTGGGTTCGCAGCTCAGTTCTCGAAAGAGCAATTGTCCGgtttggttttgttgtttataggATTGGCGGTGATTATGGTAGTGAATGTGCATGATTTGCTTGCTCACCTTGCTGGCATTGATTATAGATTTTTGTTGCTTGGATTTGACCCACAACTTGCTCTGGTTGAATTTGCTGTCCCTGTGGTTCACTCTCTTGGAACTCTTCTTTACTTCCTGGGCATTCTTTTTCTCTTCACTCag GCAGAAAAGGGGCATGACAATTTCAAAGTGGAGAAGCAAGCTGTGAATCTGCTTATTGCTGGCCCTGCACTATGGCTGATTGGTTCAATCCATAACTCATGTCAGATTTATGAAAGAGCGGATGGGCACGTACAAATCTTGCAACAAAGCGTTAACATTCCCTTCTTGTTGGGCAGTTTACTGTTTCTGGTAGGAGCAATCCTCAATTGGCAAAAGCAGTCAGGATATGTCCACCATGGCTTGAAATTGTTA AGTGACGACTGGAAATGGTTCGGAGTATTTGGGAGTTTATTGCTATTAATTGGGGGACTAATGAACGTGGTAAAAGTATTCAAGATGCAACAAATGAGTGGATTGAGGCTAGAAAAGCTACGAGGCGGAGCACAGGACCGACTGATGCAAGAAAGAGAGGGGCAAATGCCACTGATAATAGAAGAGCAAAGGCGAAGGAGAAACTTGCCAGAGGAGGGAACAACATCAACTACTGTTGCCCCAACTCCTTACAAAGATGTTCTTGTTGGTCAGGCTTGA
- the LOC107866127 gene encoding uncharacterized protein LOC107866127 isoform X2 yields the protein MVKLASAREIRMYGPRLNRNRFEYINAGVYMFAAILLVGGFAAQFSKEQLSGLVLLFIGLAVIMVVNVHDLLAHLAGIDYRFLLLGFDPQLALVEFAVPVVHSLGTLLYFLGILFLFTQAEKGHDNFKVEKQAVNLLIAGPALWLIGSIHNSCQIYERADGHVQILQQSVNIPFLLGSLLFLVGAILNWQKQSGYVHHGLKLVTTGNGSEYLGVYCY from the exons atggTGAAATTAGCATCAGCAAGAGAGATCAGAATGTACGGTCCAAGATTGAACCGTAACCGATTCGAGTACATCAACGCTGGTGTATACATGTTTGCTGCAATTTTGCTCGTTGGTGGGTTCGCAGCTCAGTTCTCGAAAGAGCAATTGTCCGgtttggttttgttgtttataggATTGGCGGTGATTATGGTAGTGAATGTGCATGATTTGCTTGCTCACCTTGCTGGCATTGATTATAGATTTTTGTTGCTTGGATTTGACCCACAACTTGCTCTGGTTGAATTTGCTGTCCCTGTGGTTCACTCTCTTGGAACTCTTCTTTACTTCCTGGGCATTCTTTTTCTCTTCACTCag GCAGAAAAGGGGCATGACAATTTCAAAGTGGAGAAGCAAGCTGTGAATCTGCTTATTGCTGGCCCTGCACTATGGCTGATTGGTTCAATCCATAACTCATGTCAGATTTATGAAAGAGCGGATGGGCACGTACAAATCTTGCAACAAAGCGTTAACATTCCCTTCTTGTTGGGCAGTTTACTGTTTCTGGTAGGAGCAATCCTCAATTGGCAAAAGCAGTCAGGATATGTCCACCATGGCTTGAAATT AGTGACGACTGGAAATGGTTCGGAGTATTTGGGAGTTTATTGCTATTAA